CCTGCGTGGTGGATCTCGTCCAGAACGACCAGGGTCCTGCGGTTTTCGGTGCGCACCCGATGCCGGAAGGGATGCGCGGCGACCTGCGCGTAGGTGACCACGACGCCGTGATAATCCCCCGAGGTGCCTCCGGTGGAGTTGGAGAACCGCGAGTCCAGCGCGATCCCGACGCGAGCCGCGGACTGCGCCCACTGGTGCTTGAGGTGCTCGGTCGGCGCGACTACTGTGACCTGGTCCACGGTGCGGTCGGACAGCAATTCCGCGGCAATGCGCAGCGCGAACGTGGTCTTTCCCGCGCCCGGGGTGGCCACCGCGAGAAAGTCCCGCGGAGCGGTGGCCAAATATTTCGTCAGCGCACGTCGCTGCCAGGCGCGTAGCGCACCGCCGACGGCGGTGCTCACTGCTCCCGAATCGCTCGGCGTCTCCGCTTCTCCCGCCACAGCGGCGCCACCCGACCCAGTCACGCAGACGACCCTAGCCGCCCGGCACGGCGTGTCGCCAAACCGACGCGGTGTGCGCGATCGGCATCACACGTCACCTGCCAAGACGCTGGAGGTTCACCCGATGCCCACCGACACGTCGCACCGACAAACCGATGCGAACACGCGAAGTGCGCGATGCTGTAGGCACGATGACCGACGACACCACCCTCACCGGCGATCCGCCGCGGACCGGCGCACGCTCGCGCGCCGTCGCGGTGCGCACCCGGGCCTGGGCCGACCGGGCGGGCACGATGGCGGCGCACGCGGGCAGGCAGATGGTCGCGCTGGTCGTGCGGGTGGCGCAGAAGGCATGGGAGGATTCGATCTTCGCCAAGTCGGCCGCGGCGGCGTTCTGGCAGACGCTCTCGCTCGCGCCGCTGTTGCTCGGGGTGCTCGGCAGCCTCGGGTACGTCGGGGGATGGTTCGGCCCGGACACGGTGGAGATCGTCGAGTCCAAGATCATCATTTTCAGCCGCGACCTGTTCAGCGCGACCGTGGTGTCGGATCTGATCCAGCCGACGGTGCAAGACGTGCTCGGACGCGGGCGGGGCGCGGTGGTGTCGGTCGGATTCGTGCTGTCGCTGTGGGCCGGATCGTCGGCGATGGCCACGTTCGTCGACGCGATCGTCGAGGCGCACGACCAGCAGGACGCGCGGCATCCGGTGTGGCAGCGCATCTTCGCGCTGCTGCTGTATGTGTTGTTCCTGGTGGCGGCGGTGTTCATCCTGCCGCTGGTGGCGCTGGGGCCGACGCTGATCGGCCGGGTGCTGCCCTCGGCCTGGCGGGCGACCGGATTACAGCTGCTGGATTTCTTCTATTACCCGGGTGTCGGCCTGCTCCTGATCATCGGGCTCACCACCCTGTACAAGCTGGCGCTGCACACATCGCTGCCCTGGCACCGGCTCTTCGGCGGGGCTCTGGTGGCGGGGGTGTTCTTCATGACGGCCAGCGAGGTGCTGCGACGCTACCTGGCGTGGGTCACCAGGACCGGCGTCACCTACGGCGCACTGGCGACCCCGATCGCGTTTCTGCTGTTCACGTACTTCCTCGGCTTCGCGGTGATCCTCGGCGCCGAGTTCAACGCCGCAGTGCAGGAATTCTGGCCCGCCGGCGCGACGCGTATGGAGCAGGTGAAGGAGTGGATCGCCAATCAGGTGCGCGGCGACAGCGGTGCGGACGCCGAAGCTCCGACCGAGGACGAATCTCCGCGGGCCCGGACCACGCCTGACCAGAGCGGCACCGTGCCGCCCTCGACCGGCGGGGCGGCACGATCCTCGTCCGATAATTCGTGACAGCGCCACCGTTGCGCGTGCCATTGCCGCGGCCGTCGATGCCGCGTGGGGGCGAAAGCGCTCAGTCGCCCTTGCGAAGGCCGTCGAAGACCTTCTTGCACTCCGGGCATACCGGCGAGCCGGGCTTGGCCGAACGGGTCACCGGAAAGACCTCTCCGCACAGCGCGACCACGTGAGTGCCCATGACGGCGCTCTCGGCGATCCTGTCCTTTTTGACATAGTGGAAGAACTTCGGGATGTCGTCGCCCGTCGTCTCGTCGGTCGTCGTATCCGGGCGAACCATGGTGTCGGTGCTCACGCATTCCATGATGCCGCATCACGGGATCAGAGGCTGACCATGGTGTGTGCGTGGACGGACCGCTAGTGGAAGACTCGGTGTATGCAGCAGAACGGCGATTCCCCCTCCGCCGACGGCCGCGACCGCGAAGAGCACCCTGACGTGACGATGCCGACGCAGCCCCGCCGTTCCGCCGGATACTTCCCAGGAAGTGACGACAAACACCCGGTGCTGATCACCGAGGCCGCGCCGTCGCTGGAGGACCAGCACCGCGCCCGCGTCCGCCGGTACACCATCATTATGGCGTTCCGCATCCCCTGCCTGGTCCTGGCCGCGGTCGCCTACAGCACCTTCGCCAACCCCCTGCTGTCCATCCTGATCATCGCCGCCTCCATCCCCCTGCCGTGGATCGCGGTTCTCATCGCCAACGACCGCCCGCCGCGGCGCAAGGACGAGCCCAGCCGCTGGGACCGGCCGCGCACCGCCATCGAGTCCCGCCCGCACAACGCCATCGACAGCTGAGTTCGGCGCGGCGAATCCACGGCGCCGAGGAGATTCCGGAGTCAGGACAGTTGCGGAGCGCGACGGATGACAGCCGACAGCACCGCGGCGGCACCACAGAGCGCGCCCGCGAGGTACCAGGCCAGGTTGTAGGTGCCTTGCATGTCACGGATGACGCCCGCGCCGGTGGCCGCCACGGCCGAGCCGATCTGATGGGAGGCGAAGACCCAGCCGAACGCGACGGGGCCATCGTTGCCGAACAGTTCCCGGCACAGCGTGACCGTCGGTGGCACCGTGGCGACCCAGTCCAAGCCGAAGAAGATGATGAACACCCACAGGCTCGGCTGCGTGTCCGGACCGAGCAGCGCGGGCAGGATCAGCAGCGACAAGCCGCGCAGCGTGTAGTAGCCGATCAGCAGGTAGCGCGGGTCGACACGGTCGGTCAGCCAGCCCGAAGCGATGGTTCCCGCGACGTCGAAGATACCGACGACCGCGAGCAGGCTCGCCGCGGTGGTCGGCGGCATGCCGTGGTCGTGCGCCGCGCTGACGAAATGGGTGCCGACCAGGCCGTTGGTCGACGCGCCGCAGACCGCGAATCCCCCCGCAAGCAGCCAGAATCCGGGCCTGCGCGCGATCCTGCCGAGCACGGTCAGCGCGCGGGACGCGCCACCGGCCGCTCGCACACGCACTCCGACCGAGCTGCCCGGCTCGGCGCCGTAAGCGGTCGCGCCGACATCGCTCGGGTAGTCCCGGATGAACAGCAGCACCAGCGGCGCCACGGCCAGCGCGGCACCCGCCACGATCAGCGATGGCAACCGCCAGCCGTGCGCGTGCGCCAGCGCCGATACCAGCGGCAGGAAGATCAGCTGCCCGGTCGCGCCCGCCGCGGTGAGCACGCCGGTGACCAGACCGCGCTGCCGCACGAACCAGCGGCCGGTGATGGTCGCGACGAACGGCATCGACATCGACCCGACCCCGACGCCGACCAGCAGGCCCCAGGTCAGGATCAGCTGCCAGGGCTGGGACATGAACACTGTCAGCCCGCTGCCCACGGCGACCAGCACCAGCGCGCAAGTCACCACTCTGCGGATGCCGAACCGGTCCATCAGCGCCGCCGCGAATGGCGAGATCAGACCGTACAGCAGGAGATTCAGCGAGACGGCCGCGCCGATGGTGCCGTGCGACCAGCCGAACTCCTCGTGCAGCGGGTCCATGAGCACGCTCGGCACCGACCGAAAGGCGGCGGCGCCGAGTAGCGCGACAAAACCGACCGATGCGACCAGCCATGCGGGGTGCAGGCGCGGCCGGCGCGCGGTGTCGACGGGAACCGGGGTCAGCGGCGTCTGCAGTTCGGTCACCCGCTGAGCGTGCCGGAAGTTCGCCTCCGCAGCGAGTGGCCAGAACGCCATGAAACACCAAATTCGTGCCAACGCGGCACACCGCAGCTCTTCTCGAGAACACAGGGAGGTGTACCTAGGGTGTGGCGGGGCAACAAGACAGGAGTGAACATGATTCGGTGGATCTGGGCTTTCCTGGACCGCCCGGCACAGCGCTTCGACAACTGCGCGAAGTTCTGGTCCACGGTCACCGACACCCAGCTCTCCCCTCGCCGTGGCGAGAACGACGAGTTCCTCACCCTCCTGCCCGATCCCGCGTTGTTCGCCGCGGCGGGCATCAAGATGCAGGCGGTGACCGGCCTCGGCGGCGTGCACCTCGACCTGGACGTCGACGACATCGCGTCCGCCGCCCGCGGCGCACTCGAGCTGGGCGCCGAGCTGGTCGCGAACCACCCGGACTACGCCGTGCTGCGCTCCCCCGGCGGCCAGACGTTCTGCTTCACCCCCAGCGGCCGCGTCAAGGGCAGGCCCGCCCCCGCCGTGCACGCGCCCGACGGCACGCTCTCGCGCCTGGACCAGGTGTGCTTGGACATCGGACCCGCCGACTACGACGCCGAGACCCGGTTCTGGAAGTCATTGACAGGCTGGGAGTTCCGTGAGGGCGGACTTCCGGACTTCGCCCGGCTGCGCCCCGCGCAGCAGCTGCCGGTGCAGCTGCTGCTCCAGCGCCTCGGCGAGGACCGCCCGACCAGCGCACACGTCGACCTGTCCGCCGGTGACATCGACGCCACCGCTGCCTGGCATGAGTCGCTCGGCGCGACCGTGGTGCACCGCCACGAACACCGGATCGTGTTGACCGATCCAGGCGACGCACCGTACTGCGTCACCGCCCGCGACCCGAACGGTGTCTGAAACCCGCTCACGAATCACGTACCG
The DNA window shown above is from Nocardia sp. NBC_01730 and carries:
- a CDS encoding YihY/virulence factor BrkB family protein; this translates as MAAHAGRQMVALVVRVAQKAWEDSIFAKSAAAAFWQTLSLAPLLLGVLGSLGYVGGWFGPDTVEIVESKIIIFSRDLFSATVVSDLIQPTVQDVLGRGRGAVVSVGFVLSLWAGSSAMATFVDAIVEAHDQQDARHPVWQRIFALLLYVLFLVAAVFILPLVALGPTLIGRVLPSAWRATGLQLLDFFYYPGVGLLLIIGLTTLYKLALHTSLPWHRLFGGALVAGVFFMTASEVLRRYLAWVTRTGVTYGALATPIAFLLFTYFLGFAVILGAEFNAAVQEFWPAGATRMEQVKEWIANQVRGDSGADAEAPTEDESPRARTTPDQSGTVPPSTGGAARSSSDNS
- a CDS encoding DUF3039 domain-containing protein, which codes for MSTDTMVRPDTTTDETTGDDIPKFFHYVKKDRIAESAVMGTHVVALCGEVFPVTRSAKPGSPVCPECKKVFDGLRKGD
- a CDS encoding DUF3099 domain-containing protein; translated protein: MPTQPRRSAGYFPGSDDKHPVLITEAAPSLEDQHRARVRRYTIIMAFRIPCLVLAAVAYSTFANPLLSILIIAASIPLPWIAVLIANDRPPRRKDEPSRWDRPRTAIESRPHNAIDS
- a CDS encoding MFS transporter, whose product is MAFWPLAAEANFRHAQRVTELQTPLTPVPVDTARRPRLHPAWLVASVGFVALLGAAAFRSVPSVLMDPLHEEFGWSHGTIGAAVSLNLLLYGLISPFAAALMDRFGIRRVVTCALVLVAVGSGLTVFMSQPWQLILTWGLLVGVGVGSMSMPFVATITGRWFVRQRGLVTGVLTAAGATGQLIFLPLVSALAHAHGWRLPSLIVAGAALAVAPLVLLFIRDYPSDVGATAYGAEPGSSVGVRVRAAGGASRALTVLGRIARRPGFWLLAGGFAVCGASTNGLVGTHFVSAAHDHGMPPTTAASLLAVVGIFDVAGTIASGWLTDRVDPRYLLIGYYTLRGLSLLILPALLGPDTQPSLWVFIIFFGLDWVATVPPTVTLCRELFGNDGPVAFGWVFASHQIGSAVAATGAGVIRDMQGTYNLAWYLAGALCGAAAVLSAVIRRAPQLS
- a CDS encoding VOC family protein encodes the protein MIRWIWAFLDRPAQRFDNCAKFWSTVTDTQLSPRRGENDEFLTLLPDPALFAAAGIKMQAVTGLGGVHLDLDVDDIASAARGALELGAELVANHPDYAVLRSPGGQTFCFTPSGRVKGRPAPAVHAPDGTLSRLDQVCLDIGPADYDAETRFWKSLTGWEFREGGLPDFARLRPAQQLPVQLLLQRLGEDRPTSAHVDLSAGDIDATAAWHESLGATVVHRHEHRIVLTDPGDAPYCVTARDPNGV